The genomic stretch cactctactgagtacACTCTTCTAGCTGGATTATAAAAGACCATAATCATCATCAACCTGGGGTGTGAATTTCAGCTCTACTTTGGGGAAgggactgccttgttatttcttttgttatctcTAGTGGTTTCACTCATTGAGACAGGGTTTTTTGCATGAAAGTGCGACAAGTCTAAGCTTCACAACGGTGtaggtgttacagcagtgcaccTTGAATCAGTAATCgatgaaataataatataagagaatgctatttttagatGCCGACTAACACTACCATTAGTCCTTTTGCTCTAATTCTACTAGTACTGCTACGATGCATGGCTTTTTCAAGCCAACTTAAGGTTTGTCCTCAAACTTTCCAACTCCGTAGTTGAGATGCTAAATCATGAAAAGTTGGCTGACCAGAGGTGGGTTTATGCAAATGACTTAgttaaaaaatgattgactgTTTTCATTGAAGTGATGTAAAAACTGGGGCCAATTCTAAATGAACCGTttagactgattttttttatttatttttttattattgtacaacaacacaaaatgtgaagTTAAACTGAGTTCCTAATTTACCAGCACAAGTATCATGCCATGAACAAGAATAcatgatgaaaaaaatcaaggtttatttatttaaaaaaacatggtgtGATGGGTATCAAATGTGACTTAACATCAAAAACACAGTACGAATAACAAACATATGACAACAAGATTCCCAAAACTATGAGTGAATAAGAACTTCATTTGGGGGGtagtgtagtacaatggttagggaacaggGCCTAtcaattttaatattatttacttttttttaaatataattgatgtaggggcgacatagctcaggaggtaagaccgattgtctggcagtcggagggttgccggtttaaaccccgccctgggcatgtcgaagtgtccttgagcaagacacctaacccctaactgctctggcgaatgagaggcatcaattgtaaagcgctttggataaaagcgctatataaatgcagtccatttaccatttaccatgtatgTCACTCTGCATGAGCGTATCTGATAAATGCTAATATAATATAAGCTTGAATTATCTTGGCagatatattacattattaacttatttttctTACCAGTAAACCGTTTGAAAATCTGAACCCTGATTGCTTGAATGCTAATTCCATAAATTACAGGATTAAACAATGGGGGAATTATAATGAAGTAAAGGGACATGAATAAGAGAGCTTTATTAGGTATAACACTCACGTTGAAACGAGTCTGCATGATTTCAAAAAGTATACCCACTGCATTGTTAATCACAGCCAGTATgtgtggggtgcatgtttgAATAGCTTTGGCCTGAGATTCCTTAGAAGCAAGCAGGCAGATTCTGAGTATTTGTGCATAGGAAAATAGTATCATGAGCAGCTGTGGCACAATTACAAAAATAGTTACAGCAAATCCAACTTTGCTCTGAATAGAAGTTTCAAAACAAGACAGTTTAACTAATTCAAAATTGACACAATATGCTTTTTCTATGATCCTGCCACAAAACGTCCGCTGTACAGTTAATATGAAATAGAGTCCAAAAATAGTACATGGATAAATCCAGGATAATGCCATAAGGGTGCACACTTTTCTATGAGACATTAATTGGTGATAGTGTAGTGGATGACAAATGGCGACGTACCGGTCATAGCCCATCACGGCTAAAATAGTAAATTCAACTGAAACACATGTGTGTATACAAAAGATCTGTAAAAGACAAGCAGTCAGAGATATTTCATAAGTATGAGACATTAAATTAACAAGTACTGAGGGTAATAAAGATATAGTGGCATAAATTCCATTCAGTGCTAAGCTACACAGAAGAAAATACATGGGTTCATGGAGACCTGCTTCAATGTAAATGACTATTATaagaattatatttattaataccATAAGGATGAACAATAACAGGAAACCTGTGAAGTATACATATCTATGGTCTTCCAGTTCAGTGTATGCCATCAATATGAATGATGTCACCACTGATCCATTCTCCATAGTCAAGCTGTACAATGAATCCTACAGAGAAAAAGAACACGGAATTATTGACCATTCGAACAGGAACCAGGACTGCAGTTTCTTACTAGGATGTGAGGACTGTCAGCAGAGCAAAGTGAAATTAAGCCTTTGCAAATAATTAGCTATGCTTGGCTGCCattaatagaaaataattttattttaacaaatttagtattataaatgtattttcacatcacacactctctgtTCAATCAAATCACAGGAAGCAATTCAACAGCACTTCAAGACTGAGTATACAAGCTGCACAGACCAGGGGTTCCCAAATGTCTCCATGCCCAGGACCCCTGAAATGTATTGTGGCCCCCACCAACAAATCACAGGCATCTTTTATTTTGGTTCgttttattcagtgttttaatCCAATAAATTGCAGCCTACTATTCCATATCAACATACTCATTAGTAGAATCACTAttttgctaataataataataataataataataacaataattcttattattattattagtagtagtattatacCGAAGTAGAAGTAATAGAAGTAATATTTCCATTAGGAGGTTCCTGACATGTGTAGCATGCTAAACAgccaaaatatttcagaaaaaatataaaatgcatacataccCAGTAGATATTTCATTTAGTACTGGCTTGCGTGaaaattattatgattattttattagtattattttttgtatggtGTAACTCGTAGCACTGATCATGTTTGTGTTCTCCAGGCAACAAACTTGTGCGTTTTATAGAGGCCTGGCCCATGTAAACACAGCATGATGTCATAGCTGGGTTACGTCAATGAAGTTACAGTGACACTTTGGTTATACTAATCCCCCAAAGGTATTATCAGCAATGCCATACAGTGCACGTTTCTTAAAGGAGAAGCATCTGTTGAGACTTCTTCTTTAAAATTAGGTTTGTCACGTTGCTCAAAATTACCACGTTGTTGACTGTTTCTAGGCAGTCTTTTTTCTATCCCTGGATaatttccaacaaaaaaaaaactaacagtCGATGGTGCTAAACCCCAAAGCAAACCCTCTGTTTTGAGTGGAAGTATGCAACTGGTTTTTGAAGTATGAAAATGAACTATTGTCACCACCTGTCATCGTGTGTCACCAAAtccaacaaaacagaaaaatgattaAACAAACCCGTCTTCATCTTTGTCCTTGTGCTAGTCTCTTTCTCAGATGGAAAGCCCGCCCTCGCCAAACTGCATGAGTAGGATCGCCATTTCAGaattttgataaatgttttaattggctGGCAGTTACAGTACACAGTAAGCACCACACCTTGTTTCTCACTTCCTGAAAGTTCAACCATGTTTGCTGCCCATGAATTCACTAGCTGGGTTCTCACTAAAGAAGACAGATACAACTGTCGTCAGGTCAGTTTGATTTACCAAGCCAAGTTTGGCCCACGGTTTGCTGTTAACAGGCTAGAGAAATTGCCAAAGAAATTGTCCAGAATACAAAATCCTGCTTAATGAACTTGTCTGTTCTTATGAATCATGGACGATCAAGTGACATATTTGAATACAAAAGGAGTTTGTTACACAAGCAAGTCAATTAAAACGTACTGTCAAGAAAATTGTTGTGGGAGACTTTGGCTCAGCAGAGACATTATAGGCAAATCAGCAACAAAAGGAAaggcaaatagtttttttccgGCGAATAAAAGGAATGACTATTGAAGTCTATGAGTTCAACATAGGGAAGAAAGGGACAGTATGCTGCAATTGAGTCTTTATATCCATGTAGGTAATACTGTTTTGAGGCTAGCCAGTTTGGACGCTAGCCAGtttaccatttaaataaatagttgACAGGGAGATTAACTTGCTTCCTCCATGTAAAATCAGCAAGTGTATCTTCAGAGTGATTTTATGGCCAGGTGTTATGCCCGAAATGATATAAGAAGCATATAAGAGTCCAGACTGCATTTATTCAGTCTACACCACTCAATTTTTTGCTGTAGGCTAAGAGATATGCAACACTTAACTTTGATAATGAATTCCTATTTCATAATTGcagggtcaaaaaaaaaaaaaaacttgttggACAATCTTTCTGATGGTGTAATGGCTtgtataaaaaacacaaaacgtgTCAATGCAAAAGCGACACGTCCAGTTCTCCTCTcatcacacatttatttgtacGAGTTAGCTAGCAGATAGCGAACAGATCCAATTAATTTCCACACTCATAAAATGAAGTAACAGGTACTTCACTGGTGCAATAATTTCTTGtaaaactgaacagaaataaaCTTACAGTTTCAAACTTACtttgcttgtttcttttttcgTATGTGTCAGCTTACAGTAATATGCCAGAATTAGCATACTATTAACATACACTAGTATTTAAAAAGATTAGCAATGGTCAGTAGACTGTAGGAAGGATAGGCCTACATCTTAGCTAGGCTAATGCCTTACTTTTCAGTAATACACATTTAACAGTAGATAACTATTATTGACCACCTGAAACGGCAAcgtatttatttcacatttattcaaGAGGACTGGACACCATTACctagtaaaatgcacatactgtaaaaatacatgtaataaactgtgtaaatgaagaaaaaaaaaaacttcatacatatatattttgttatattagTAAAGCCTCTTTTacaatatcaactttaagacaagggGCACCAAGTAAAGCCAAGTTCCATTAATCTCTATGGGAGTTTGATACATGTCCCCTTAGCAGCTAATTCTAGTACTGGGCGACTTCTGACATATTTGCACagaatcttctttttttttttttaaatagtgaaagtactgaaaaaaaaccTCCGGAGGATAACATTTTTTCTACATTACcgggtacaggttgttaccaatatttcgcctattttatacatttgcaaatatttttacGCTTTACTGTCTATCACGCAACCCCAGctgataataggtgctctcactccaCATATAGCTACGCATTTTTGTGGTTAGGGGTGCGGTATTTGTGaagtttgaaaatattaatgcacTGTATTTACATAGACTAGGTTACAATAACACAGCCAACTAGCTTCACAATACCAGTTGCTAAATGCAGTTTTCATGCAATGGCATGACAATTCACAATTGGAAAtcctgttttataaatgtttgaTGCCTGTCTGTCATGATATTACTGTAACACTGCCAATATTATAGGTATTTGGTTGTTATGAATACACTTGGTGGCTTGCTTcgctggcacaaaatggcttcttttcaattttctgtatcctattggctgaaatagcatcacacATACTATTTTTACGTAtcctattggctgaaatagcattaCATTGATCAGCATTTGCCATTGCTGAAATTTACTTTTCATTCTCCATTCATTCTCTAAGGGAATTTGTCTCCCCAAAAAACGTTTAAATATTTGGGAAACTATTTGTAATTTCAAAAAGATTCAAACAAGCACATCGCTCTGAATCAAGCGGAATATTATGAAGTTGGTATGGAATTGTCTAACTACAGCAGCATTCAGAAATTTAGGCAGAAAATAAGTATGCAGGAGAACAGGCAGTGGGTTTCTGAAGCAACCAAAtgaacaacaaactaaaacaaagacaaaccaTACAAAACACAGCAGAAGCTTTTCAGCTTTCCACTTTTCAGCTGACTAGCCCATCAGATTTTCAGCAGTACTAGTTTGGATGTGTCGTCTGTTCACTGACTGACCAAATTCACCACAGTCTCAGCCCCATAATGttgagagcagcacacctttaagcacctgggctgattagttaacacaCCCAGGTGCACGTACTCTCTCCCCGGTAGGCACGGTTGAGACAAATTTGATTGTCCATCCATCGGACAAAAGTTGATCACCAGATGGGTCACTGTCATCATAACCTTGAGCAAGGGAACTGAACTGATCTGATTTGTTTCAGTcattatccagctgtataaactgatTTTATGTATAAGTGACTGGCGTATGAGAGTGAATTTGAGTTTCTGTAAAATACGaacatgtaaatggtaaatgagaTTGAATTCtacaggcagaaataaaaacagttttcttgTACTGTTGCAAAAGAGCCAGTGTCCAGACTTTTTATTGATCCTATCAACCCGTGGAATTCCATTTGAGCTCATTTAGGTGAAAACAATGCTTAAACAATGTGTTAAAAGAATTACACAGGCATGAGCCTATTTCATCATCACCTACAGTGGGGTTAACTTATTTTTACACGTAATGAATTGTTTGAAAATAAGAACCCGGATGGTTTGAATGCTAATTCCATAAATGACAGGATTACACAATGGGGGAAATATCAGAAGGTAAAGGGATAGGAATATGCGAGCATTATACGGTACATGACTCATGTTGAAACGGcttgaaataaattcaaaaagccATCCCACTGCATTGTTAATCACAGCCAGTATGTGTGGGGTGCATGTCTGAACAGCTTTGGCCTGAGATTCCTTAGAAGCAGACAGGCAGATTCTGAGTATTTGGGCATATGAAAATAGTATCATGAGCAGCTGCGGAACCATTCCAAAAAGAGTTATAACAAACCCAATTTTGTTCTGATAAGAGGTTTCAGAACAAGAACGTTTGACTAATTCAAAATTGATACAATACATCTTTTCCATGATCCCGTCACAAAATGTACGCTCTACagttaatttgaaaaaaagtcCAAAAAGAACATATGGATAAATCCAGGACAATGCAATAAGGATGCACACTTTTCTAAGAGACATTAATTGGTGATAGTGTAAAGGATGACAAATGGCGACATAACGGTCATAGCCCATAATGCCTAAGATAGTAAATTCACCTACaccatatgtgtgtatacaaaaTATCTGTAAAAGACAACTGGTCAGAGATATTTCATAAGTATGAGACATTAAATTAACAAGGACTGACGGTAATACAGATAAGCTGCCATAAAGTCCATTAACtgctaaattacacacaaaaaagtacaTGGGTTCATGGAGACTTCTCTCAATGTAAATTACTATAATAAGAAGTATATTTGTTAATATCATAAGGAAGAACAATAACAGGAAGCTTGTGAAGTATAGATATCTATGGTTCTCCAGTTCAGTGTATGCCCTcaatatgaatgacgtcaccacTGATCCATTCTCCATTGTGTTGTTGTACAATAAATCCtacagagaaaaaataacatggATTTATTAACCACTTTCTAGTGGAACAAGGActtaagctttttaaaattaggaTTTTAGGATGCAACTTCCAGGATATGACAGCAGAGCagtcagtgaaaaaaaatgaagcatttaaaaatactttgtaAAGTAAAGCAGACTTTAACAGAcaagaaaatgtaacattaatatgACAACAAATGAATAAGCAGATTaagatatttatttacaaagcaGACATCATATATTCAattaaatccatccatccatccgtgcACTagacgagaggcaggaatacaccctgaacaggccTCAATTAAATCACCTGAAGCAATTCATTATCCCCCAAGACTGCACATACAAGCTACATTGGTGTCAATAATTTTTGGTGTCAATCATTCTGTAATGATTGACACCTCACTTACTGTTGTCATTAAATATCACGTTACAATTTCTAAGAGTTAGGGTgttaaaatgcatacataccCAGCAGATATTTCATTTATCGTCGGCTTCCTCTAAAAAAAATTGGTGACAGGACATAACAGCACAGCAGTCAATGAGAAATGACGTTAAGACTTCAGAATTAACAGACAAGAAAATGTAACGCTCATAGTGTAAGAAATTAATTGGCAGGTTAAGATATTTATCCTCACAGCAGACATCCTCTGTTTAATTAAATCACctgaataaattaaatggcAATTTAAGAATAAATATACAAGTTATCTAGATTGCATTGGGTGTTTatctttttatgtttatatattcaaagaacattattttaatttataaagaaaaaagtgaTGATTGTAACGGAAGTTCTTCATAGGAGTCATGAGACTGAAGTGCTGTTGTCATTAAACATTATAAGGCACTATACACTATATGTCCAAAAGTATcaggacaccccttggtctggggccatttttcctgctttgggttaggccccttagttccagtgaggataaatcttaatgctgcagcatacaatcGCATTCTAGACTATTCTGTGCCTCCCTAATGGTTTGGAGAAAGCCGTTTCAGCATGAGAAtacccccaggcacacagcagggTCCATACAGAagtggttttgtcgagaacggtgtggaaggacttgactggcctgcacagagtcctgatCTCAACTCCTTTCCAACACCTTTGttatcaactggaaagccaactgcgagccaggcctaattgcccaataagtgcccgacctcactaatgctcttctggctgaatggaagctaATCCcggcagcaatgctccaacacttggtataaagccttcccagaaaaatTGATTGGTTGTTATGGCAGCAAAGGTGCATCAACTCCATATTAaggcccataattttggatgagatgttgaatgtcaggtgtccacatacttttggccatatagtgcaAGTGAAGTTGCATTTAAGcaaatttgtcctctgcatttgacccatcctgtTTAGGAGTAGTGGGCAGCCAGGGATCAGTGTCCCGATCACATTCCCATAAAACTTACATGTACAACTGGCTACCTATCTAgagcatctgattggctgcagataCTGACTGGCCTGCATCCGTCACTCACTTCTACCCCTTTTGAACTGGCACATTATCATTCTCAAGGCTCAGGCATCTGTTTATATGAAAGAGCAAGCTAATACTATATTtgctattattactattacagCAATTAAAGGGGCAAGTAAAAATTTCAAAACCACAGCAGCTAAATTATACTAATATTACTTTACTGCTACTAcaatgactactactactattaaataataataataataataataataatgaagcagaagttattataattaaaattatatttacctGAAGTGCCTATCATGTGTAATATTTAAGataaaatttcaacaaaaatataacaagCATACATACCCAGCAGGTTGGTAATTTAGTATCAGTTTCCTctacaaaaattttttttgtatcttttaTTGCAACCCTGATCGTGTTGGTGTCCTGCAGACAACACACTTGATGAATGGAATCTTCAGTCAAGCTTTTTATAAGAGTCTAGCCCATGTAAACATACCGGATGTAGTCAATGTTGGTGATGTCATAACTTGGTTACGTTCAACACACTTAAATTGCCCCTACAGTTATAATTAAGCTAATCCCCCAAAGATGACAACACCATACAGGGCAAGTGTGTTAATGGAGAAACAGCAGGAGAATTCTCtagaaaacactgaaaatattaatCTGGCCACGCAGACTATTTTGTGTCAACAGAATAAATTAAAGCTCTACAAACTACATTAAACTAATCTATCTTTGTCTTAGGTCCTCTCCGAGTCTTATTTTCAGATGGCAAAACTGCCATCGGTTAACTGAGTAAATGAATTCCAAAAGTAGAACAgctgttttgacattttaataaatgtagtCCCCAGTACGCATCACATTTTCTGTTGTTGCATAAGAGAAAAATCACTAGGCAAACCCACCTTTTTGTGATTTACCATCTCGACCGCAGAGTAAAACTAGAAAGTTTGAGGACAAACTAAGTTGGCTTGAAAACGCCAAGCTTGGTAGCAATACtagcaaaatgacaaattgTAGTAATAGTGCACATTGACTTCCCGTAGTTGAAAGTATTGTACTAGTAGTAGTTATTTAGTAGCAAACAAAGTGAACAATTGCACTTTGTGAACAATTGcatttatagtaaccgctgttttgaatataattcaagAGTTAGCCAACTAACTACCTAGACGAGATAAAAAGCATGCCGAGACACCATTTTGACCTAAAGCTGAATTATAATATTGACTAGGTGACAACTGatggcgaatcataaagctagctggcattcaaacctgGTTTCAGATGGTCTTAGAAAGACGATGTCTACACTGCGTGACACACAAGCAAGACAGAGATAGGAAGATGAATTTGATTaggttatggtttcatgcaattttcttaaataatgtaatcacaaaaatgaccaaaatcaGTGCtgattgtatggtataaaacgagaaggaactattttttcctgatagaatcattgttttcatagaaataatgaccagaggtttttgATTAACAACCGCACAAACAGAACACCCGATTTAGAGTTTTGCATAACAagggtccaaatagaactacccatgagagttttgcttgacaacagtaaaacaatatgctcaaagaaaatttcaatttcagctgaaTAAGTCGatcaaaatcaataaacataaaaataactatatatagtcattgttggtaaccggTTGTATAACTGGAATAAACCCctgggctgtcccgttattggaaaataatgtacttccgGGGTGGTTAAGTGACCTAGGCggtcgtacattattttccaataacaggacagcccgtcgtggtttattccttacgtGTAGTCCATGCACTGGTAGTAGTAGATGCTTGGTAGTTTAGTTAATTTCCGGCTAACAGAAAACTAACTAATATCAGTTTGGGTTTTACTCGCATTGATCTTGCTAATGTTACTCACCTTGCCAGAGATTTCGTTCATTAGAGGTTTTACAGACGGTCTGTATCGACAAATGTGACGTcagctgcaggtgtgttgtTCAGATTCAGAATGTTTTATCAATGCTAATCAATGGGAAATTTTCCAATATAAAATCgtaaatatcaacataaaaaagTTAAGCTTTTGAcaatatgaatgaaaatattttgtttgaaattgtcTTTTGGTATTCCTGTTACACATAACTGTATTAACAAAATGAAGGTCCATCCATTTTACGTTAgcaatagacacacacaaagaacaaatacatactagtttccttttttatatggACAATTGATCTATACATCACCTGCGTTAGAGTGTCCAAATGAATGCGAAACGGGAAAGGGGGCTTGAATGTTCTGaagaacaataaaatgtttcttatCCTGTTGCAAATAATTGCATTTGAGCTCGTTTTTGGCTATTGGCTcaacaaaatatgttaaataattaaaataggcATCAGACCATTTCATCATCACCTGCAGTAGAGTTAGCTTATTTTTCTTACCACTAAACAGTCTGAATATCTGAACTGTTATGTtttgaatattaatttcataaatgaCAGGATTAAATATGGGAGGAAATGTCAGAAAGAAAAGGGACAGGAATGTATTACATGAACCGTGTTGAAACAACACTGCATAAACTCAAATAA from Anguilla anguilla isolate fAngAng1 chromosome 12, fAngAng1.pri, whole genome shotgun sequence encodes the following:
- the LOC118209069 gene encoding olfactory receptor 51L1-like, yielding MENGSVVTSFILMAYTELEDHRYVYFTGFLLLFILMVLINIILIIVIYIEAGLHEPMYFLLCSLALNGIYATISLLPSVLVNLMSHTYEISLTACLLQIFCIHTCVSVEFTILAVMGYDRYVAICHPLHYHQLMSHRKVCTLMALSWIYPCTIFGLYFILTVQRTFCGRIIEKAYCVNFELVKLSCFETSIQSKVGFAVTIFVIVPQLLMILFSYAQILRICLLASKESQAKAIQTCTPHILAVINNAVGILFEIMQTRFNVSVIPNKALLFMSLYFIIIPPLFNPVIYGISIQAIRVQIFKRFTGKKNKLIM
- the LOC118209068 gene encoding olfactory receptor 49-like is translated as MENGSVVTSFILRAYTELENHRYLYFTSFLLLFFLMILTNILLIIVIYIERSLHEPMYFFVCNLAVNGLYGSLSVLPSVLVNLMSHTYEISLTSCLLQIFCIHTYGVGEFTILGIMGYDRYVAICHPLHYHQLMSLRKVCILIALSWIYPYVLFGLFFKLTVERTFCDGIMEKMYCINFELVKRSCSETSYQNKIGFVITLFGMVPQLLMILFSYAQILRICLSASKESQAKAVQTCTPHILAVINNAVGWLFEFISSRFNMSHVPYNARIFLSLYLLIFPPLCNPVIYGISIQTIRVLIFKQFITCKNKLTPL